In one Vanacampus margaritifer isolate UIUO_Vmar chromosome 11, RoL_Vmar_1.0, whole genome shotgun sequence genomic region, the following are encoded:
- the scel gene encoding sciellin isoform X2: protein MSLLKDTSWIRKDLDEYEAVDRDPNFGSSVLSHYRSTDSLSSPVTEKTQMTRSSSVQALSKRFSGSQDELPSSSYTNSRVSYTQSSPSYRRTDEPDSSTTTTTVSKDGKITETTVTTSQSVRTSPTKTFSERVQSFSKGAEDKLYDSFTPNTIRDDIGDSLSSSETMTVTRSINGAENELYDTLLPKGISSAQSSSYSTSSMTKRELVTIESSVAPLTSSSSLRSTSRSYTDEIPSARVTSYTVSSLPGDEYGSKSGSYYYSSTTSSKPTYEYSSISGPTEYSSTSYRSSSSRSDNMLSSPMTSSVKTVYSSSDRTPLDRELCTYCHKPFNGDAKMVLDDMKINCHAFCFKCEVCNGTLGHLKAGDCMWVYNHMVHCENCFDVTREKWRH from the exons ATGTCTCTGCTGAAAGATACCAGTTGGATCAGAAAAGACCTGGATGAGTATGAAGCTGTCGA CCGAGATCCAAACTTTGGCTCATCTGTTCTCAGCCACTACAGATCTACCGATAGTCTAAGCAG CCCTGTgacagaaaaaacacaaatgaccaGGTCATCATCTGTACAGGCTCTCAGCAAGAG aTTCAGCGGGAGTCAGGATGAGCTGCCATCCAG CTCCTACACCAATTCCCGAGTCTCCTACACTCAGAG CTCCCCCTCCTACAGGAGAACTGACGAACCGGATTCAAG caccaccaccaccacagtgAGCAAGGATGGCAAAATCACCGAAACCACGGTCACCACCAGCCAGAGTGTCAG AACAAGTCCTACCAAGACATTTAGCGAGCGAGTGCAGTCCTTCAGCAAAGG TGCTGAGGACAAACTGTATGATTCGTTTACCCCCAATACTATCAGAGATGACATTGGAGacag TCTCTCCAGCAGCGAGACAATGACTGTGACAAGGAGTATTAATGG AGCTGAAAATGAGCTGTATGACACCCTGCTGCCGAAAGGCATCTCCTCCGCTCAGTCTTCATCTTACAG CACCTCGAGCATGACAAAGAGAGAGCTAGTGACGATCGAGAGCAGCGTAGCGCCGCTAACTTCTTCGTCATCCTTGCGCTCCACCAG CCGCTCTTACACTGATGAAATTCCCAGCGCCCGTGTCACCTCTTACACTGTCAGCAGCCTGCCcgg TGACGAATACGGCAGCAAAAGCGGCAGCTACTACTACTCGTCCACCACCTCATCCAAGCCCACCTATGAATACAGTAGTATCAGCGGTCCCACTGAATACTCCTCCACTTCATACAGGAG cagcagcagcaggtctgACAACATGCTGTCGAGTCCCATGACGTCGTCCGTCAAGACTGTCTACTCCAGCTCTGATAG GACACCTCTTGATAGGGAACTTTGCACCTACTGCCATAAGCCCTTCAATGGTGATGCCAAGATGGTCCTGGATGACATGAAGATAAACTGCCATGCTTTCTGCTTcaag TGCGAGGTGTGCAATGGCACGCTGGGCCACCTAAAAGCGGGTGACTGCATGTGGGTGTACAACCACATGGTGCACTGCGAGAACTGCTTTGACGTGACCAGAG AGAAATGGCGTCACTGA